In Streptomyces sp. NBC_00569, a single genomic region encodes these proteins:
- a CDS encoding hemerythrin domain-containing protein yields the protein MCHYCGCREIPLIKEFIAEHERVTDAAGDAVRALERGDTAAARELTEVMSRELATHWQGEENGLFAAMREDPEYTDYIDALVAEHRELAALLPALDLTDATDAGRFKAAADELHRHISKEEDGLFPASLTALSGDEWNASMAAWRAAHPQENES from the coding sequence ATGTGCCATTACTGCGGTTGCCGTGAGATTCCGCTGATCAAGGAGTTCATCGCCGAGCACGAGAGGGTGACCGACGCCGCGGGGGATGCGGTGCGCGCCCTGGAACGCGGTGACACGGCGGCCGCGCGAGAGCTGACCGAGGTGATGTCACGGGAGCTGGCCACGCACTGGCAGGGTGAGGAGAACGGCCTGTTCGCGGCGATGCGGGAGGATCCGGAATACACGGACTACATCGACGCGCTGGTCGCCGAGCACCGTGAGCTGGCCGCGCTGCTGCCCGCTCTCGACCTCACGGACGCCACCGACGCGGGCCGGTTCAAAGCGGCGGCCGACGAGCTGCACCGCCACATCTCCAAGGAGGAGGACGGCCTCTTCCCGGCATCGCTGACCGCGCTGTCCGGCGACGAGTGGAATGCGTCGATGGCGGCGTGGCGCGCGGCGCATCCGCAGGAGAACGAGTCGTAG